From Anopheles darlingi chromosome 2, idAnoDarlMG_H_01, whole genome shotgun sequence, the proteins below share one genomic window:
- the LOC125950120 gene encoding male-enhanced antigen 1: MGLPDLPGQQGEDNNFTMDENHIIHVEPLSDDESENGLPEENYNGYAGYQPLSVDERNPSTLRVIPMDDYEAQSDESETGNAVADTDTTNHIEFLNLDVWNAPRPDELNIDIDANKAAEIVNVMAGIKLPTTAVPDWARGVPEEEWKENLLQRIRQRQQPEPVEGYSSSSTNSSSTNGVGTASLEVPLPVSDSSGCSGRE, from the exons ATGGGGCTCCCAGATTTACCGGGACAACAAGGCGAGGATAATAATTTCACAATGGATGAAAACCACATTATCCATGTGGAACCGCTGAGTgacgatgaaagtgaaaatggcCTCCCGGAAGAGAACTACAATGGATATGCCGGTTATCAACCATTAAGCGTGGATGAGCGGAACCCCTCCACTTTACGAGTGATACCGATGGACGACTATGAAGCGCAATCTGATGAATCTGAAACCGGAAACGCGGTTGCTGACACCGATACCACCAACCACATAGAATTTCTTAATCTTGACGTATGGAACGCACCACGTCCCGATGAGCTTAACATTGATATCGATGCCAACAAGGCAGCAGAG ATAGTGAACGTAATGGCCGGCATAAAACTACCCACAACGGCCGTACCGGATTGGGCGCGAGGTGTACCGGAagaggaatggaaggaaaatttaCTACAACGAATTCGCCAACGACAGCAACCGGAACCAGTCGAGggatacagcagcagcagcaccaacagcagtagtaccaACGGTGTTGGTACCGCCTCTTTGGAGGTTCCTTTGCCAGTATCCGACAGCAGCGGCTGTAGTGGTAGAGAGTGA
- the LOC125950113 gene encoding protein FAM151B isoform X2 yields MISTQDSAAKVNENLTKITWAHAVNDAEYLTRVLDSDIQFIEADISLGFLKEDANQENEIPIMAHPPATVSDISLETFLKRILQYNQQTAKAKGIKLDFKSIGAFERSIDIIRSSYDMGKFNTWINADILPGPVDNTATVPVDPARFFAAAKRLGKATLSIGWTTRWGADFSEGSYTEQQVDAMSSAIYANGIDKAGNAITFPVRAGIVAHSITRMVRLFCTLKDTNNVTFTIWSSENDFVDVERLREFIFTVGLDRTYVDVPEALHRALRLDENAFANTCKKTLDARCFE; encoded by the exons A TGATATCAACACAGGATTCAGCAGCGAAAGTGAATGAAAATCTAACGAAAATAACATGGGCACACGCTGTAAATGATGCAGAATACCTGACTCGAGTGCTGGACA GCGATATACAGTTCATAGAAGCGGATATCTCGTTGGGGTTTCTGAAAGAAGATGCGAATCAGGAAAATGAGATCCCCATTATGGCTCATCCTCCGGCCACAGTGTCAGACATATCTCTTGAAACATTCCTAAAACGGATTCTTCAGTACAATCAGCAAACCGCCAAGGCGAAGGGTATCAAGCTGGACTTTAAATCGATCGGAGCCTTCGAACGTTCGATTGATATAATACGTAGTAGCTATGATATGGGCAAGTTCAACACATGGATCAACGCGGACATCCTACCAGGTCCCGTAGACAATACCGCCACCGTACCCGTTGATCCTGCACGATTCTTCGCAGCTGCCAAACGGTTAGGGAAAGCGACGCTCTCGATCGGATGGACCACGCGGTGGGGAGCGGATTTCTCCGAAGGATCATACACTGAGCAGCAAGTTGATGCCATGTCCTCAGCAATCTATGCCAACGGTATCGATAAGGCAGGCAATGCGATAACGTTCCCTGTAAGAGCAGGTATTGTGGCGCACAGTATCACACGTATGGTTCGTCTATTTTGTACCTTAAAAGATACCAACAATGTAACGTTTACGATCTGGTCAAGTGAAAATGATTTCGTAGACGTAGAAAGGCTTCGCGAGTTTATCTTCACCGTAGGACTCGATCGTACCTATGTCGATGTACCGGAAGCACTGCATCGCGCCTTGAGACTGGATGAAAATGCGTTTGCAAACACCTGCAAGAAAACACTCGATGCGAGATGTTTCGAGTGA
- the LOC125950113 gene encoding protein FAM151B isoform X1 translates to MDFVWVLLVAVVISTQDSAAKVNENLTKITWAHAVNDAEYLTRVLDSDIQFIEADISLGFLKEDANQENEIPIMAHPPATVSDISLETFLKRILQYNQQTAKAKGIKLDFKSIGAFERSIDIIRSSYDMGKFNTWINADILPGPVDNTATVPVDPARFFAAAKRLGKATLSIGWTTRWGADFSEGSYTEQQVDAMSSAIYANGIDKAGNAITFPVRAGIVAHSITRMVRLFCTLKDTNNVTFTIWSSENDFVDVERLREFIFTVGLDRTYVDVPEALHRALRLDENAFANTCKKTLDARCFE, encoded by the exons ATGGATTTCGTTTGGGTTCTTCTTGTTGCCGTTG TGATATCAACACAGGATTCAGCAGCGAAAGTGAATGAAAATCTAACGAAAATAACATGGGCACACGCTGTAAATGATGCAGAATACCTGACTCGAGTGCTGGACA GCGATATACAGTTCATAGAAGCGGATATCTCGTTGGGGTTTCTGAAAGAAGATGCGAATCAGGAAAATGAGATCCCCATTATGGCTCATCCTCCGGCCACAGTGTCAGACATATCTCTTGAAACATTCCTAAAACGGATTCTTCAGTACAATCAGCAAACCGCCAAGGCGAAGGGTATCAAGCTGGACTTTAAATCGATCGGAGCCTTCGAACGTTCGATTGATATAATACGTAGTAGCTATGATATGGGCAAGTTCAACACATGGATCAACGCGGACATCCTACCAGGTCCCGTAGACAATACCGCCACCGTACCCGTTGATCCTGCACGATTCTTCGCAGCTGCCAAACGGTTAGGGAAAGCGACGCTCTCGATCGGATGGACCACGCGGTGGGGAGCGGATTTCTCCGAAGGATCATACACTGAGCAGCAAGTTGATGCCATGTCCTCAGCAATCTATGCCAACGGTATCGATAAGGCAGGCAATGCGATAACGTTCCCTGTAAGAGCAGGTATTGTGGCGCACAGTATCACACGTATGGTTCGTCTATTTTGTACCTTAAAAGATACCAACAATGTAACGTTTACGATCTGGTCAAGTGAAAATGATTTCGTAGACGTAGAAAGGCTTCGCGAGTTTATCTTCACCGTAGGACTCGATCGTACCTATGTCGATGTACCGGAAGCACTGCATCGCGCCTTGAGACTGGATGAAAATGCGTTTGCAAACACCTGCAAGAAAACACTCGATGCGAGATGTTTCGAGTGA